The following coding sequences lie in one Chanos chanos chromosome 4, fChaCha1.1, whole genome shotgun sequence genomic window:
- the sccpdhb gene encoding saccharopine dehydrogenase b isoform X2, with translation MSTVSTSSNRPYHIIVFGATGFTGQFVVEEVARTCCEGPGGTLKWAVAGRSRQRLEKVLLQTAETLSKPQLKSVEIIVADVAEPESLAIMCKQGVIVLNCVGPYRFYGEPVVKACIENGAHYIDICGEPQFLEGMQLSYHSKAQENGVYIIGSCGFDSIPADMGILYTRDQFKGALTAVESFLTVSTGPEGGCGHDATWQSAIYGFADSSRLRSLRKKFGHKPLPVVGSRLKKRGPLFFSNEIEQYAVPFMGSDASVVRRTQRYLYEEHEQSPIQYAAYTGVGGVCSVVKMLFAGMMFWLLVKFSIGRSLLVQFPELFSFGLFSKNGPSKKQMEETSFCMTFFGEGYAEGQDPSLGKPNARITTQIKGAEPGYVATPIAMVQAAITVLNEPQSLPKMGGVYTPGAAFAKTTLINRLSKHGIHFSVKNAQQT, from the exons ATGTCGACAGTGTCTACCTCTAGTAACAGACCGTACCACATAATCGTTTTCGGGGCTACTGGCTTCACCGGGCAATTTGTCGTAGAGGAGGTTGCTCGGACATGTTGCGAGGGTCCAGGAGGAACATTAAAATGGGCTGTTGCTGGGCGAAGCCGTCAACGACTTGAGAAAGTTCTGCTGCAGACAGCCGAGACACTCA GTAAACCACAGTTGAAGTCTGTGGAAATTATCGTGGCAGATGTGGCTGAGCCAGAATCGTTGGCCATCATGTGCAAACAAGGAGTTATTGTGCTCAACTGTGTTGGGCCA TACAGGTTTTATGGCGAGCCCGTGGTTAAAGCCTGCATTGAGAATGGAGCCCACTACATTGACATATGTGGAGAGCCACAG TTTTTAGAAGGAATGCAGTTGAGTTATCACAGCAAAGCCCAGGAGAATGGAGTCTATATCATTGGAAGCTGTGGTTTTGACTCAATACCTGCCGACATGGGGATCCTCTACACCAGAGACCAATTCAAAG GAGCACTCACAGCCGTGGAGAGCTTTTTAACTGTAAGCACTGGACCTGAG GGAGGCTGCGGCCATGATGCCACGTGGCAGTCTGCCATCTACGGCTTTGCAGACAGTTCTCGACTGAGAAGTTTGAGGAAGAAATTTGGCCACAAACCTCTCCCTGTAGTTGGATCTCggttaaaaaaaag aGGCCCTCTTTTCTTCAGTAACGAGATAGAGCAGTATGCAGTTCCGTTCATGGGTTCAGATGCGTCAGTGGTGCGGAGGACTCAGCGCTATCTCTATGAGGAGCATGAACAGAGCCCT ATTCAATACGCAGCGTACACAGGAGTCGGTGGCGTTTGCTCTGTTGTGAAAATGCTTTTCGCAGGCATGATGTTCTGGCTCCTGGTCAAATTTAGCATTGGCAGAAGCCTGTTAGTTCAG tTTCCAGAGTTGTTTTCCTTTGGATTGTTCTCCAAGAATGGCCCGTCCAAGAAGCAG ATGGAGGAAACCTCTTTCTGCATGACATTCTTTGGAGAAGGCTACGCAGAAGGTCAGGACCCCTCGCTGGGCAAACCCAATGCCAGGATCACCACCCAAATTAAAGGAGCAG AGCCGGGCTATGTTGCCACCCCAATTGCCATGGTGCAGGCAGCTATTACAGTGCTGAATGAGCCGCAGTCTCTCCCCAAGAT GGGTGGTGTATACACTCCAGGGGCAGCATTTGCCAAAACGACCTTAATCAACAGGCTCAGCAAACATGgcattcatttttcagtgaagaaCGCCCAGCAAACATGA
- the sccpdhb gene encoding saccharopine dehydrogenase b isoform X3: MSTVSTSSNRPYHIIVFGATGFTGQFVVEEVARTCCEGPGGTLKWAVAGRSRQRLEKVLLQTAETLSKPQLKSVEIIVADVAEPESLAIMCKQGVIVLNCVGPYRFYGEPVVKACIENGAHYIDICGEPQFLEGMQLSYHSKAQENGVYIIGSCGFDSIPADMGILYTRDQFKGALTAVESFLTVSTGPEGGCGHDATWQSAIYGFADSSRLRSLRKKFGHKPLPVVGSRLKKRGPLFFSNEIEQYAVPFMGSDASVVRRTQRYLYEEHEQSPIQYAAYTGVGGVCSVVKMLFAGMMFWLLVKFSIGRSLLVQFPELFSFGLFSKNGPSKKQIFLCVPEDHSKPNHDVFPDGGNLFLHDILWRRLRRRSGPLAGQTQCQDHHPN, translated from the exons ATGTCGACAGTGTCTACCTCTAGTAACAGACCGTACCACATAATCGTTTTCGGGGCTACTGGCTTCACCGGGCAATTTGTCGTAGAGGAGGTTGCTCGGACATGTTGCGAGGGTCCAGGAGGAACATTAAAATGGGCTGTTGCTGGGCGAAGCCGTCAACGACTTGAGAAAGTTCTGCTGCAGACAGCCGAGACACTCA GTAAACCACAGTTGAAGTCTGTGGAAATTATCGTGGCAGATGTGGCTGAGCCAGAATCGTTGGCCATCATGTGCAAACAAGGAGTTATTGTGCTCAACTGTGTTGGGCCA TACAGGTTTTATGGCGAGCCCGTGGTTAAAGCCTGCATTGAGAATGGAGCCCACTACATTGACATATGTGGAGAGCCACAG TTTTTAGAAGGAATGCAGTTGAGTTATCACAGCAAAGCCCAGGAGAATGGAGTCTATATCATTGGAAGCTGTGGTTTTGACTCAATACCTGCCGACATGGGGATCCTCTACACCAGAGACCAATTCAAAG GAGCACTCACAGCCGTGGAGAGCTTTTTAACTGTAAGCACTGGACCTGAG GGAGGCTGCGGCCATGATGCCACGTGGCAGTCTGCCATCTACGGCTTTGCAGACAGTTCTCGACTGAGAAGTTTGAGGAAGAAATTTGGCCACAAACCTCTCCCTGTAGTTGGATCTCggttaaaaaaaag aGGCCCTCTTTTCTTCAGTAACGAGATAGAGCAGTATGCAGTTCCGTTCATGGGTTCAGATGCGTCAGTGGTGCGGAGGACTCAGCGCTATCTCTATGAGGAGCATGAACAGAGCCCT ATTCAATACGCAGCGTACACAGGAGTCGGTGGCGTTTGCTCTGTTGTGAAAATGCTTTTCGCAGGCATGATGTTCTGGCTCCTGGTCAAATTTAGCATTGGCAGAAGCCTGTTAGTTCAG tTTCCAGAGTTGTTTTCCTTTGGATTGTTCTCCAAGAATGGCCCGTCCAAGAAGCAG atttttttgtgtgttccagAAGATCATTCTAAGCCTAACCACGATGTCTTCCCAGATGGAGGAAACCTCTTTCTGCATGACATTCTTTGGAGAAGGCTACGCAGAAGGTCAGGACCCCTCGCTGGGCAAACCCAATGCCAGGATCACCACCCAAATTAA
- the sccpdhb gene encoding saccharopine dehydrogenase b isoform X1: MSTVSTSSNRPYHIIVFGATGFTGQFVVEEVARTCCEGPGGTLKWAVAGRSRQRLEKVLLQTAETLSKPQLKSVEIIVADVAEPESLAIMCKQGVIVLNCVGPYRFYGEPVVKACIENGAHYIDICGEPQFLEGMQLSYHSKAQENGVYIIGSCGFDSIPADMGILYTRDQFKGALTAVESFLTVSTGPEGGCGHDATWQSAIYGFADSSRLRSLRKKFGHKPLPVVGSRLKKRGPLFFSNEIEQYAVPFMGSDASVVRRTQRYLYEEHEQSPIQYAAYTGVGGVCSVVKMLFAGMMFWLLVKFSIGRSLLVQFPELFSFGLFSKNGPSKKQKIILSLTTMSSQMEETSFCMTFFGEGYAEGQDPSLGKPNARITTQIKGAEPGYVATPIAMVQAAITVLNEPQSLPKMGGVYTPGAAFAKTTLINRLSKHGIHFSVKNAQQT; the protein is encoded by the exons ATGTCGACAGTGTCTACCTCTAGTAACAGACCGTACCACATAATCGTTTTCGGGGCTACTGGCTTCACCGGGCAATTTGTCGTAGAGGAGGTTGCTCGGACATGTTGCGAGGGTCCAGGAGGAACATTAAAATGGGCTGTTGCTGGGCGAAGCCGTCAACGACTTGAGAAAGTTCTGCTGCAGACAGCCGAGACACTCA GTAAACCACAGTTGAAGTCTGTGGAAATTATCGTGGCAGATGTGGCTGAGCCAGAATCGTTGGCCATCATGTGCAAACAAGGAGTTATTGTGCTCAACTGTGTTGGGCCA TACAGGTTTTATGGCGAGCCCGTGGTTAAAGCCTGCATTGAGAATGGAGCCCACTACATTGACATATGTGGAGAGCCACAG TTTTTAGAAGGAATGCAGTTGAGTTATCACAGCAAAGCCCAGGAGAATGGAGTCTATATCATTGGAAGCTGTGGTTTTGACTCAATACCTGCCGACATGGGGATCCTCTACACCAGAGACCAATTCAAAG GAGCACTCACAGCCGTGGAGAGCTTTTTAACTGTAAGCACTGGACCTGAG GGAGGCTGCGGCCATGATGCCACGTGGCAGTCTGCCATCTACGGCTTTGCAGACAGTTCTCGACTGAGAAGTTTGAGGAAGAAATTTGGCCACAAACCTCTCCCTGTAGTTGGATCTCggttaaaaaaaag aGGCCCTCTTTTCTTCAGTAACGAGATAGAGCAGTATGCAGTTCCGTTCATGGGTTCAGATGCGTCAGTGGTGCGGAGGACTCAGCGCTATCTCTATGAGGAGCATGAACAGAGCCCT ATTCAATACGCAGCGTACACAGGAGTCGGTGGCGTTTGCTCTGTTGTGAAAATGCTTTTCGCAGGCATGATGTTCTGGCTCCTGGTCAAATTTAGCATTGGCAGAAGCCTGTTAGTTCAG tTTCCAGAGTTGTTTTCCTTTGGATTGTTCTCCAAGAATGGCCCGTCCAAGAAGCAG AAGATCATTCTAAGCCTAACCACGATGTCTTCCCAGATGGAGGAAACCTCTTTCTGCATGACATTCTTTGGAGAAGGCTACGCAGAAGGTCAGGACCCCTCGCTGGGCAAACCCAATGCCAGGATCACCACCCAAATTAAAGGAGCAG AGCCGGGCTATGTTGCCACCCCAATTGCCATGGTGCAGGCAGCTATTACAGTGCTGAATGAGCCGCAGTCTCTCCCCAAGAT GGGTGGTGTATACACTCCAGGGGCAGCATTTGCCAAAACGACCTTAATCAACAGGCTCAGCAAACATGgcattcatttttcagtgaagaaCGCCCAGCAAACATGA